The following are encoded in a window of Solidesulfovibrio magneticus RS-1 genomic DNA:
- a CDS encoding ABC transporter ATP-binding protein, which translates to MTEPLLYELRQVRKVYQGPAEEVTVLSGLDFAIAKGDSLAILGSSGSGKSTLLHLLGALDRPTSGQILFNGRDLAGLGPVEAAALRNRDIGFVFQFHHLLPEFTALENVAMPALIAGMERKEAFARARASLSLVGLDERVEHRVTTLSGGERQRAAIARAVLLRPSVLLADEPTGNLDEATGGRVGDMLARLNADLGMTLVVVTHNHNLAALMGRRLELQGGELYARNETNRS; encoded by the coding sequence ATGACTGAGCCGCTGCTCTACGAACTGCGCCAGGTGCGCAAGGTCTACCAGGGGCCGGCCGAGGAAGTGACGGTGCTCTCGGGCCTGGACTTCGCCATCGCCAAGGGCGATTCACTTGCGATTTTGGGCTCTTCCGGCTCGGGCAAGTCCACTTTGCTGCACCTTTTGGGGGCTCTGGACCGGCCGACGTCGGGGCAGATCCTGTTTAACGGCCGGGACCTGGCCGGCCTTGGGCCGGTGGAGGCGGCGGCGCTGCGCAACCGGGACATCGGTTTCGTGTTCCAGTTCCACCACCTGCTGCCGGAATTCACCGCCCTGGAAAACGTGGCCATGCCGGCGCTCATTGCCGGCATGGAAAGAAAAGAAGCTTTTGCGCGGGCCAGGGCATCTTTGTCGCTCGTGGGACTTGATGAAAGGGTGGAACACAGGGTAACAACCCTTTCCGGGGGAGAGAGGCAGAGGGCGGCTATCGCCCGTGCTGTCCTGTTGCGGCCATCCGTTCTGTTGGCCGATGAACCCACCGGCAATCTTGACGAAGCCACAGGCGGCAGGGTCGGCGATATGCTCGCCCGCCTCAACGCCGATCTGGGCATGACGTTGGTTGTGGTCACCCACAACCATAACCTGGCCGCTCTCATGGGCCGGAGACTGGAGCTGCAGGGTGGAGAACTCTATGCGCGGAATGAAACGAATCGGTCTTAA
- a CDS encoding acyl-homoserine-lactone synthase: MQIEYNTGERLDNGIPLGLPYASAQDVTARVLQARDVPSAYGLRHKVFAQELRWVPQSDDGLERDVYDAHALHFGVFRDRKILSYLRLVSPEHRYMLEKEFRALVSPDHDIRKAPDTREVSRLCVSFDERGTKVRTSLGSLGVSMLLYRQVYQWCVPNKVRYLYLVVEYKVLRLLKMFGFPCVLVGEPTRMPDGVVAAAAIMDWREFEAKNLLSRPELLDWFNQDPEYRGGLLPPPPGAYSGRQVSL; the protein is encoded by the coding sequence ATGCAAATCGAGTACAATACGGGCGAACGCCTGGACAACGGCATCCCCCTCGGCCTGCCGTATGCATCCGCCCAGGACGTCACGGCCAGGGTGCTGCAGGCGCGGGACGTCCCGTCCGCCTATGGGTTGCGGCACAAGGTGTTTGCCCAGGAATTGCGATGGGTGCCGCAAAGCGACGACGGCCTGGAACGGGACGTCTATGACGCCCATGCCCTGCATTTCGGCGTGTTTCGGGACAGGAAGATCCTTTCCTACCTGCGCCTGGTTTCGCCGGAGCATCGCTACATGCTGGAAAAGGAGTTTCGCGCCCTGGTCTCGCCGGACCATGACATCCGCAAGGCCCCGGACACGCGTGAGGTTTCCCGGTTATGCGTCAGCTTCGACGAGCGCGGCACCAAAGTGCGGACGTCCCTTGGTTCCCTGGGCGTGTCCATGCTGCTGTATCGCCAGGTCTACCAGTGGTGCGTCCCCAACAAGGTCCGCTATCTGTATCTGGTGGTCGAATACAAGGTGCTGCGGTTGCTTAAGATGTTCGGCTTTCCGTGCGTGCTGGTCGGTGAGCCGACGCGGATGCCCGACGGCGTGGTGGCGGCGGCGGCGATCATGGACTGGCGGGAATTCGAGGCGAAAAACCTGCTCTCGCGGCCCGAACTGCTGGACTGGTTCAATCAGGATCCAGAATACCGAGGTGGGTTGCTACCGCCACCGCCTGGGGCCTATTCTGGACGTCAAGTTTCTTTATGA
- a CDS encoding flavodoxin family protein yields MTILAINGSPRKKWNTAQVLKSVLDGAAKAGAETKLVHLYDYDFKGCVSCFECKRIGGKNYGRCAVKDGLTPLLAEAAAADALVIGTPVYFGAETGETRSFIERLLFPYLTYTPGYAAIFPRKIPTAMVYTMNVPEDVMEQRNYGHMTGLAQGFMSRTFGACEVLTVNDTYQFDDYSKYLCTVWDAEAKAKRREEVFPQDLAKAFDLGERLAAGFKE; encoded by the coding sequence ATGACGATACTCGCCATTAACGGCAGCCCGCGCAAGAAATGGAACACCGCCCAGGTCCTTAAAAGCGTCCTCGACGGCGCGGCCAAGGCCGGAGCCGAAACCAAGCTTGTTCATCTCTACGACTACGACTTCAAAGGCTGCGTCAGCTGCTTTGAATGCAAGCGCATCGGCGGCAAGAACTACGGCCGCTGCGCCGTCAAGGACGGCCTGACCCCGCTTCTGGCCGAAGCCGCCGCGGCCGATGCCCTGGTCATCGGCACGCCCGTCTACTTCGGGGCCGAAACCGGCGAAACCCGCTCGTTCATCGAACGGCTGCTGTTCCCCTACCTGACCTACACCCCGGGCTACGCCGCCATCTTCCCGCGCAAGATCCCCACGGCCATGGTCTACACCATGAATGTGCCCGAAGACGTCATGGAACAGCGCAACTACGGCCACATGACCGGTCTGGCCCAAGGCTTCATGAGCCGCACCTTCGGCGCCTGCGAAGTGCTCACCGTCAACGACACCTACCAGTTCGACGACTATTCCAAATATCTCTGCACCGTCTGGGACGCCGAAGCCAAGGCCAAACGCCGCGAGGAAGTGTTCCCGCAGGACCTGGCCAAAGCGTTTGATTTGGGCGAGAGATTGGCGGCGGGGTTTAAAGAGTAG
- the lysS gene encoding lysine--tRNA ligase, whose translation MQQRRTAVGSDAPRKKEYKLPVKSKRVEDFRPLLESLDARDELNEVFKNRIAKAVQLLDDGVPLYPNDFAKGDDIGPVAEAHEPLTEEALAELGRTFRLAGRIVSLRSFGKVAFFTIQDASGRIQVFAERETLGQEAYTVFKKFDIGDIVGVTGRLFRTKTGELTLHADTLSLVTKSMRPLPEKYHGLKDVETRYRQRYVDLIVTPRSVEIFKARTTIIRELRAFLDSSGFMEVETPMMQAIPGGATARPFVTHHNALDMGLYMRIAPELYLKRLLVGGFEKVYEVGRNFRNEGVSTRHNPEFTMCEFYWAYARYTDLMDLTERLFARLAKAVTGSEAVSYQGQEINLAPGWARLSFHESIEKVGGIDPEIIRDYDKAKSLVEKSGEKVLKGDKLGKVQAKLFDIFVEPKLIQPHFIYHYPTEISPLSRRNTENPEITDRFELFIAGREMANAFSELNDPVDQRQRFEDQVREKEAGDDEAHRMDEDYVRALEYGMPPAAGEGIGIDRLVMLLTDQASIREVILFPLLRPEGQPGS comes from the coding sequence ATGCAGCAACGGAGAACCGCCGTGGGCAGCGACGCGCCACGTAAGAAAGAATACAAGCTCCCGGTCAAGTCCAAGCGGGTGGAGGACTTCCGTCCCCTGCTCGAAAGCCTGGACGCCCGCGACGAACTCAACGAAGTCTTCAAGAACCGCATCGCCAAGGCCGTCCAGCTCCTGGACGACGGCGTGCCGCTCTATCCCAACGACTTTGCCAAAGGCGACGACATCGGCCCGGTGGCCGAGGCCCACGAGCCCCTGACCGAGGAAGCCCTGGCCGAACTGGGCCGGACCTTCCGCCTGGCCGGCCGCATCGTGTCCCTGCGTTCGTTTGGCAAGGTGGCCTTTTTCACCATCCAGGACGCCTCGGGCCGCATCCAGGTCTTTGCCGAGCGCGAGACCCTTGGCCAGGAAGCCTACACGGTCTTCAAGAAATTCGACATCGGCGACATCGTCGGCGTCACGGGCCGGCTGTTTCGCACCAAGACCGGGGAACTGACGCTGCATGCCGACACGCTCTCCCTGGTCACCAAGTCCATGCGGCCCCTGCCCGAGAAGTACCACGGCTTAAAGGACGTCGAGACCCGCTACCGCCAGCGCTACGTGGACCTCATCGTCACCCCGCGCTCGGTGGAGATCTTCAAGGCCCGCACCACCATCATCCGGGAACTGCGCGCCTTCCTCGACTCGTCGGGCTTTATGGAAGTGGAAACGCCCATGATGCAGGCCATCCCCGGCGGCGCCACGGCTCGGCCCTTCGTGACGCACCACAATGCCCTGGACATGGGCCTGTACATGCGCATCGCCCCGGAACTGTACCTCAAACGCCTGCTTGTGGGCGGCTTCGAGAAGGTCTACGAGGTCGGGCGCAACTTCCGCAACGAGGGCGTGTCCACCCGGCACAATCCCGAATTCACCATGTGCGAGTTCTACTGGGCCTACGCCCGGTACACCGACCTCATGGACCTGACCGAGCGGCTGTTTGCCCGCCTGGCCAAGGCCGTCACCGGGTCGGAGGCGGTCAGCTACCAGGGCCAGGAGATCAACCTCGCCCCGGGCTGGGCGCGCCTGTCTTTCCACGAGTCCATCGAAAAGGTGGGCGGCATCGATCCCGAGATCATCCGCGACTACGACAAGGCCAAGTCCCTGGTCGAAAAAAGCGGTGAAAAGGTGCTCAAGGGCGACAAGCTCGGCAAGGTCCAGGCCAAGCTCTTCGACATCTTCGTCGAGCCCAAGCTCATCCAGCCCCACTTCATCTACCATTATCCCACGGAAATCTCGCCGTTGTCGCGACGCAACACCGAGAACCCGGAGATCACCGACCGCTTCGAGCTCTTTATCGCCGGACGCGAAATGGCCAACGCCTTTTCCGAGCTCAACGATCCCGTGGACCAGCGCCAGCGCTTCGAGGATCAGGTGCGCGAGAAAGAGGCCGGCGACGACGAGGCCCACCGCATGGACGAGGACTACGTCCGGGCCCTGGAGTACGGGATGCCGCCGGCGGCCGGCGAAGGCATCGGCATCGACCGTCTGGTCATGCTGCTGACCGACCAGGCGTCCATCCGCGAGGTCATTCTCTTTCCGCTGCTGCGCCCCGAGGGCCAGCCGGGGTCATGA
- a CDS encoding IscA/HesB family protein translates to MVELTESAKTQLDGYFADKEKTPVRIYLSSGGUAGPRLALALDEPREADEVLDVSGYTFVIEKELYEKASPLKVDMTYMGFSVTSSLELGGGSGCGSSCSGGSCSV, encoded by the coding sequence ATGGTTGAGTTGACGGAATCGGCAAAGACCCAGTTGGATGGGTATTTCGCCGACAAGGAAAAGACCCCGGTCCGTATTTACCTGTCGTCTGGCGGCTGAGCGGGTCCGAGACTAGCGCTGGCTCTGGATGAGCCGCGCGAAGCGGACGAGGTGCTCGACGTTTCCGGATACACCTTTGTCATCGAAAAGGAGCTTTACGAGAAGGCTTCCCCGCTGAAGGTCGACATGACCTACATGGGCTTTTCGGTGACTTCCAGCCTGGAGCTGGGCGGCGGCAGCGGCTGCGGCTCGTCCTGTTCCGGCGGTTCCTGCTCGGTCTAA
- a CDS encoding LuxR family transcriptional regulator: MSQNDGPKKLPRLSKLDALTLLDITVKCLECSTEAEYKQIFALLNTIVPFDQSTSGLAKLSSDGAVESYELANINYPVEWLQTYKEKNFSGIDVIVKRNFTSFTPQYWDHTYKAHKPAREFITLASDFNLIHGYTYGARPFGFCKQASLFSFSGNFKKYDPTVIAILQTIVPHLHLASSRIIESRLIQHNRKLLSGREREVLSWLKHGKSSWDISTILQISECTVNYHIYNIIKKLDVQNRPQAVAVATHLGILDPD; encoded by the coding sequence ATGTCTCAAAACGATGGCCCCAAAAAACTGCCACGACTGTCCAAACTCGACGCGCTTACCCTGCTCGACATCACGGTCAAATGTCTGGAGTGCAGCACGGAAGCCGAGTACAAACAGATATTTGCCCTTTTAAACACCATCGTGCCCTTCGACCAGTCCACCTCGGGCCTGGCCAAGCTGAGCTCGGACGGCGCGGTCGAGTCCTACGAACTGGCCAACATCAACTATCCCGTTGAATGGCTCCAAACCTACAAGGAGAAGAACTTCAGCGGCATCGACGTCATCGTCAAACGCAACTTCACGTCTTTTACCCCGCAATACTGGGACCATACCTACAAAGCGCACAAGCCGGCCCGCGAGTTCATCACCCTGGCCTCGGACTTCAACCTGATCCATGGCTACACCTACGGCGCCAGACCGTTCGGTTTTTGCAAGCAGGCCAGCTTGTTTTCCTTTTCCGGAAATTTCAAGAAATATGACCCGACCGTCATCGCCATTTTGCAGACCATCGTCCCCCATCTGCATCTGGCCTCTTCGAGAATCATCGAGTCGCGCCTGATCCAGCACAACCGCAAATTACTCTCCGGGCGCGAGCGGGAAGTCCTCAGCTGGCTCAAGCACGGCAAAAGCTCCTGGGACATTTCAACCATACTGCAAATAAGCGAATGCACGGTCAATTATCATATCTACAACATCATAAAGAAACTTGACGTCCAGAATAGGCCCCAGGCGGTGGCGGTAGCAACCCACCTCGGTATTCTGGATCCTGATTGA
- the pyrR gene encoding bifunctional pyr operon transcriptional regulator/uracil phosphoribosyltransferase PyrR, with the protein MSKHKKIMTAGEVRRTLERLAFEIIERHDPSCHLAIVGIQRRGAELATRLKALIDARGQCDVPLGKLDINLYRDDWTTREVQPQVGPSEIAFSLAEKNVILVDDVLFSGRTIRAALEALLDYGRPKRVELLVLIDRRGHRELPIQADYVGKRVHTEPGERVDVAVAELDGEDGVLLME; encoded by the coding sequence GTGAGCAAGCACAAAAAAATTATGACCGCCGGCGAGGTGCGCCGCACCCTGGAGCGCCTCGCTTTCGAAATCATCGAACGCCACGACCCTAGCTGCCATCTGGCCATCGTCGGCATCCAACGGCGCGGGGCCGAGCTGGCCACCCGGCTCAAAGCCCTCATCGACGCCCGGGGCCAGTGCGACGTGCCGCTGGGCAAGCTCGACATCAATCTCTACCGCGACGACTGGACCACCCGCGAGGTGCAGCCCCAGGTCGGGCCGTCGGAGATCGCCTTCTCCCTGGCCGAAAAAAACGTCATCCTCGTTGACGACGTGCTGTTCTCCGGCCGCACCATCCGGGCCGCCCTGGAAGCGCTGCTGGACTACGGCCGCCCCAAACGCGTGGAACTGCTCGTGCTCATCGACCGGCGCGGCCACCGCGAACTGCCCATCCAGGCCGATTACGTGGGCAAACGCGTGCACACCGAACCTGGCGAACGGGTGGATGTGGCCGTGGCCGAGCTCGACGGCGAGGACGGCGTGTTGCTCATGGAGTAA
- a CDS encoding HD domain-containing phosphohydrolase yields the protein MVPLRRLLKKRALAPLLERASRMLGPGWAATVIDAADPIPASVHRLEPLRQDGLILGYLACTPPGGAPPDPAGEAALAETARFAADCLETIIDGEALRRTLAAETLVKYREVSLLHRATTGLNASLRPREAALALLDECRRGELPADSGMVFLREAADAPFAPAVSFGQTSACRLDNIAASTLFTAIVASRKGEIINDLAADKRWAGEADVASLLVYPLLSSGKCVGMLVLAGPVPMLFEASHLQHVGTLAAVAGIALGNALHFKSIQTLINSLMQALATAIDARDPFTSGHSQRVARLGVALARAVHEDEGAFAGVTFTPSDLEELLYAGLLHDVGKIGIREEVLTKATRLSDGTMAVIGQRLALLGQLQGRDYGPEAEHLARINAADAVSSDDLALVARISQLRLDTAHGSLPVLEPDEAACLCIARGNLTPEERKEIERHPEESRRILQHIPFPENMARLLAIISQHHERLDGSGYPDALRGEAILLQSRIIAIVDIYDAITMARHYKPALSRQRALSILGDEAARGRIDGELVALLAANIEAVERDSARLETGFDLGELLLAPFPDLS from the coding sequence ATGGTGCCGTTGCGGCGACTGCTCAAAAAAAGGGCCCTGGCCCCCCTGCTCGAACGGGCCAGCCGCATGTTGGGCCCGGGTTGGGCCGCCACGGTCATCGACGCCGCCGACCCCATCCCGGCAAGCGTCCATCGGCTTGAACCCCTGCGCCAGGACGGCCTAATCCTGGGCTATCTGGCCTGCACGCCGCCAGGAGGCGCGCCCCCGGACCCGGCCGGCGAGGCCGCCCTGGCCGAAACGGCCCGATTCGCCGCCGACTGCCTGGAAACCATCATCGACGGCGAGGCCCTGCGCCGGACCCTGGCCGCCGAAACCCTGGTCAAATACCGCGAAGTCTCCCTGCTCCACCGGGCCACCACCGGACTCAACGCCTCCCTGCGCCCCCGCGAAGCGGCCCTGGCCCTTTTAGACGAATGCCGCCGCGGCGAACTGCCGGCCGACAGCGGCATGGTGTTTTTGCGCGAAGCCGCCGACGCCCCGTTCGCGCCGGCCGTGAGCTTCGGCCAGACCAGTGCCTGCCGCCTGGACAACATCGCCGCCTCGACCCTTTTTACCGCCATCGTCGCCAGCCGCAAGGGCGAGATCATCAACGACCTGGCCGCCGACAAACGCTGGGCCGGCGAGGCCGACGTGGCCTCCCTGCTGGTCTATCCCCTTTTGTCCTCGGGCAAATGCGTGGGCATGCTGGTTCTGGCCGGGCCGGTCCCCATGCTGTTCGAGGCCAGCCACCTCCAGCACGTCGGCACCCTGGCCGCAGTGGCCGGCATCGCCCTGGGCAACGCGCTCCACTTCAAGTCCATCCAGACCCTGATCAATTCCCTCATGCAGGCCCTGGCCACGGCCATCGACGCCCGCGATCCCTTCACCTCGGGCCATTCCCAGCGGGTGGCCCGCCTCGGCGTGGCCCTGGCCCGGGCCGTGCACGAAGACGAGGGCGCGTTTGCCGGCGTGACCTTCACCCCAAGCGATCTTGAGGAACTGCTCTACGCCGGGCTGCTCCACGACGTGGGCAAGATCGGCATCCGCGAGGAAGTGCTCACCAAGGCCACCCGCCTGTCCGACGGGACCATGGCCGTCATCGGCCAGCGTCTGGCCCTGCTCGGCCAGCTCCAGGGGCGGGATTACGGGCCTGAGGCGGAACACCTGGCCCGGATCAACGCCGCCGACGCCGTCAGCTCCGACGACCTCGCCCTGGTGGCCAGGATCAGCCAGCTGCGCCTGGACACCGCCCACGGGTCCCTGCCCGTGCTCGAACCGGACGAAGCCGCCTGCCTTTGCATCGCCCGGGGCAACCTGACCCCCGAGGAGCGCAAGGAGATCGAGCGCCACCCCGAGGAAAGCCGGCGCATCCTCCAGCACATCCCCTTTCCCGAAAACATGGCCCGCCTTTTAGCCATCATCTCCCAGCACCACGAACGCCTGGACGGCTCGGGCTACCCCGACGCCCTGCGCGGCGAGGCCATCCTGCTGCAAAGCCGCATCATCGCCATTGTCGACATCTACGACGCCATCACCATGGCCCGCCATTACAAACCGGCCCTGTCCCGGCAGCGGGCGCTGTCGATCCTGGGCGACGAGGCGGCCAGGGGCCGCATCGACGGCGAGCTGGTGGCTCTGCTGGCGGCCAACATCGAGGCTGTGGAACGCGACAGCGCCCGTCTGGAGACTGGCTTCGACCTCGGCGAGCTGCTGTTGGCCCCGTTCCCCGACCTTTCCTGA
- a CDS encoding response regulator transcription factor, translating into MPGTILIVDDEVHIRMLLEQTLEELEEDYGVEILSAQNGEEGLGLIKSRKPDVVFLDIMMPKLNGYEVCQRVKEDPEATGIGIVLLTAKGQEVDRRQGLELGASRYMTKPFDPDEVLKVAKELLGLDP; encoded by the coding sequence ATGCCCGGAACGATTCTCATCGTCGATGATGAGGTCCACATCCGTATGCTCCTGGAGCAGACGCTGGAAGAGCTGGAAGAGGATTATGGCGTGGAGATTCTTTCCGCCCAAAACGGCGAGGAAGGTCTGGGACTCATCAAGTCCCGCAAGCCCGACGTCGTTTTCCTCGACATCATGATGCCCAAGCTCAACGGCTACGAAGTCTGCCAGCGCGTCAAGGAAGACCCCGAAGCCACCGGCATCGGCATCGTGCTGCTGACCGCCAAGGGCCAGGAGGTCGACCGCCGCCAAGGCCTGGAACTCGGGGCCAGCCGCTACATGACCAAGCCTTTCGACCCCGATGAAGTGCTCAAGGTGGCCAAGGAACTGCTCGGACTCGACCCCTGA
- a CDS encoding IscA/HesB family protein, with the protein MVSLSDSARTELDNYFADKQKTPIRVYLNKGGCCGPSLTLALDEPRDNDDVFDVNGYTIVVDKELAAMASPIDIDMTDYGFTVKSSLQLGGGSCGSGGCGGGSGGGCGGGSCS; encoded by the coding sequence ATGGTTTCTTTGAGCGATTCTGCCCGGACCGAACTGGACAATTACTTTGCCGACAAACAGAAAACGCCCATCCGCGTCTATCTCAACAAGGGCGGCTGCTGCGGTCCGTCCCTGACCCTGGCCCTGGACGAGCCCCGGGACAACGACGACGTCTTTGACGTCAACGGCTACACCATTGTTGTGGACAAGGAACTGGCGGCCATGGCCAGCCCCATCGACATCGACATGACCGACTACGGGTTCACCGTGAAATCAAGCCTGCAGCTTGGCGGCGGCTCCTGCGGTTCCGGGGGTTGCGGCGGCGGTTCCGGCGGCGGCTGCGGCGGCGGCTCCTGCTCCTGA
- a CDS encoding lipoprotein-releasing ABC transporter permease subunit → MSFELFVARRYLTARQKQAFISVISLISVLGVGLGVASLIVVVGVMHGFSTELRDKILGINAHMVAAVAGGAMHDYRELMGKAEAVPGVLGATPFVYTEVMLSSARGVKGVVLRGVDPASAGKVLALPKEMIVGSLDDLEIPGPFPGIVLGRELADRLGLIVGETVNLMSPAGKESAAGFSPKVKTFVLRGLFKSGMYEYDSTLAYVTIPAAQELLGFKRDIATGLELKVADVDAVDALAPKVRAALGGPPLFVRTWIDMNGNLFKALHLEKTAMFVILVMIVVVGCFSIITTLIMLVMEKTRDIAILMSMGATPAAIRKIFMLQGVIIGVVGTALGYALGLGVALALEKYQFIKIPGDVYPMDHLPVRLDWSDMVIIGVTALALCFLATMYPARQAARLSPVEALRHD, encoded by the coding sequence ATGAGTTTCGAACTCTTCGTCGCCAGGCGCTACCTGACGGCCCGCCAAAAGCAGGCGTTTATTTCCGTCATCTCGCTCATCTCGGTGCTCGGGGTGGGCCTTGGCGTGGCCTCGCTCATTGTCGTGGTCGGGGTGATGCACGGCTTTTCCACCGAGCTTCGCGACAAGATCCTCGGCATCAACGCCCACATGGTGGCGGCCGTGGCCGGCGGCGCCATGCACGACTACCGCGAGCTCATGGGCAAGGCCGAGGCCGTGCCCGGAGTCCTTGGCGCCACGCCCTTTGTCTATACCGAAGTCATGCTGTCCAGTGCGCGCGGGGTCAAGGGAGTGGTCCTTCGCGGCGTGGACCCGGCTTCGGCCGGCAAGGTGCTGGCCCTGCCCAAGGAAATGATCGTCGGCAGCCTGGACGACCTGGAGATTCCTGGGCCGTTTCCGGGCATCGTGCTGGGGCGCGAACTGGCCGACCGGCTGGGCCTGATCGTCGGCGAGACGGTCAACCTCATGTCCCCGGCCGGCAAGGAAAGCGCCGCCGGGTTCTCGCCCAAGGTCAAGACCTTCGTGCTGCGCGGGCTTTTCAAGTCCGGCATGTACGAATACGACTCGACCCTGGCCTACGTCACCATCCCGGCCGCCCAGGAACTGCTGGGGTTCAAGCGCGACATCGCCACCGGCCTTGAGCTCAAGGTCGCCGACGTGGACGCCGTGGACGCGCTGGCCCCCAAGGTCCGGGCGGCGCTGGGCGGACCGCCGCTTTTCGTGCGCACCTGGATCGACATGAACGGCAACCTGTTCAAGGCGCTGCATCTCGAAAAAACGGCCATGTTCGTGATTCTCGTCATGATCGTGGTGGTGGGCTGCTTTTCCATCATCACCACGCTGATCATGCTGGTCATGGAAAAAACCCGCGACATCGCCATCCTCATGTCCATGGGGGCCACGCCAGCCGCCATCCGCAAGATCTTCATGCTCCAGGGCGTGATCATCGGCGTCGTGGGCACCGCCCTGGGCTATGCCCTTGGCCTGGGCGTGGCTTTGGCCCTGGAAAAGTACCAATTCATCAAGATTCCCGGCGACGTCTACCCCATGGACCATCTGCCGGTGCGTCTGGACTGGTCCGACATGGTCATCATCGGCGTCACGGCCCTGGCCCTGTGTTTCCTGGCCACCATGTATCCGGCCCGGCAGGCGGCGCGCCTGAGTCCCGTGGAGGCCCTGCGCCATGACTGA